The genomic segment GGCCAACCGCGGCAAGCGGACCGTCGAGCGCCGCAGCGAGACCGAGGTGCAGTTCCGCTACGCCGGCCTCGACGAGATGGTGCGCACCACCTCGCTGCATTTCGGGCCGAAGCCGCACACGCTGGAGCCGGGCAAGGCCGAGTTCGTGGTCGAACTGGAGCCCGGAGCCAACACCTCGCTGTTCATCCGCGTCGTGTGCCAATCGCACCGCGCCTATACCAGCGCGCCGGGCCCCGAGCGGGCGGGCGAATCCGCCGCCGCAGCCCTGTCGCGGGCGGCGGGCAGCCTGGCTGAGCAGCCGGACCGGTCCTTGGGCGAGGGGCGTGTCTTCGCCCGCGCCTACCGCGACAATCGCCGCGACCAGCGCCAGATCACTGCCGGCATCACCACGATCATTTCCTCGAACGATCAGTTCAACGAGGGCCTCTGCCGGGCAACCGCCGACCTCTACATGCTGGCGACCCGGACGCAGGAGGGCATCTACCCCTTCGCCGGCATCCCCTGGTACTCCACGGTGTTCGGGCGCGACGGCATCATCACGGCGATGATGGCGCTCTGGATCGACCCGAATTTCGGCAAGGGCGTGCTGCGCTTCCTCGCGGCGACGCAAGCCAAGGAAGTCGATCCGGCCGCCGACGCCCAGCCCGGCAAGGTGCTCCACGAGACCCGCCGCGGCGAGATGGCGATGCTCGGCGAGGTGCCCTTCCGGCACTATTACGGCACCATCGACGGCACGCCGCTCTTCGTGATGCTGGCGGCCCAATATCATGAGGTGACGGGCGACCTCGACACGATCCGGGCGATCTGGCCGCAGCTCAAGCTGGCGCTGGAATGGATCGACACATACGGCGACCGCGACGGCGACGGCTTCGTCGAATATGCCCGCGAGACCGAGCAGGGGCTGGCCAACCAGGGCTGGAAGGACAGCCACGATTCGATCTTCCATGCCGACGGCGCCATGGCCAAGGGGCCGATCGCCCTGTGCGAGGTTCAGGGCTACGTCTACGCCGCCAAGCGCGGTGCGGCGCGGCTCGCGAGCATGCTCGGCGAGGACGACCTTTCGGTCCGGCTCTCGGCCGCCGCCAACACCCTTCGCGAGAACTTCGACAAGGCGTTCTGGTGCGAGGAGATCGGCACCTATGCGCTCGCGCTCGATGGCGCGAAGCGCCAATGCGCCGTGCGCTCCTCCAATACCGGCCACGCCCTGTTCACCGATATCGCCCTGCCGAAGCGGGCCGCGGGCGTCGCGGCGCAGCTTCTGTCCAACGACGGGTTCAACGGCTGGGGCATCCGCACCATCGCCAAGGGCGAGGCGCGCTATAATCCGATGTCTTACCACAACGGCTCGATCTGGCCGCACGACAACGCGATCTGCGCCCTCGGTCTCGCCCGCTACGGCCTCAAGGAGGAGGCGGCGCTGGTGTTCGAGGGAATGTTCGACACGAGCCTGTACTACGACCAGAAGCGGCTGCCGGAGCTGTTCTGCGGCTTCATGCGGCGGCGCCAGCGCGGGCCCGTGAGCTATCCCGTGGCCTGCTCGCCACAGGCCTGGGCGGCGGCGGCGCCCTTCGCCTTCCTGGCCGCCTGTCTCGGGCTCGAAATCGACCAAGCCCGCAACCGCATCCGCTTCCGCAACCCGATCCTGCCGCGCTTCCTCGACGCGGTGGAGCTGTTCAACCTCAAACTCGGCGACTCGCGGGCGGATATCCGCCTGCACCGCCACGGCAACGACGTGACGGTGTCGGTGACGCGGCGCGTCGGCGACGTGCAGATCGCGATGCTGAAATAAGTCTCTTTACGTGTCGCCGGCGGCCTCATCTTTCGGGGCCGTCGGCACTCTAAAGCCCCGTCCAGTCATTCCGCCGCGCGGAGCCCTCATCCTTCGACGCAAAACAAAAAATGCGCCGCCCCCGCGAGGGAGCAGCGCATTTGCGGACGAGCCTGTTCCGCGGGATCGCGGAGAGGCCGGGGCCGGGGCGGTTAGCGCGGCGCCAGGATCATGATCATCTGGCGGCCTTCGAGCATCGGCTCGCTCTCGACCTTCGCGATCTCCTGGGTTTCCTGCTTCACGCGTTCCAAGAGCCGGAGGCCGATATCCTGGTGGGCGATCTCGCGGCCGCGGAAGCGGAGGGTGACCTTGACCTTGTCGCCTTCC from the Methylorubrum extorquens genome contains:
- a CDS encoding conserved protein of unknown function, putative glycosyltransferase (Evidence 4 : Unknown function but conserved in other organisms), encoding MAAQDDAAHLHADGSEGQTASRFGFLDADENLPQYHIEAQASLVDRPLRALKYGEAFAVLDSYGDIGWVPGPEGLYFQDTRYLSRLALTIEDERPMMLSSAIQDDNGALSVDLTTPDIRLDAGDETAIPRELIAIERTKFLFKGACYDRIGLRNYDTRRRRLRIGVTFDADYRDLFEVRGSDRANRGKRTVERRSETEVQFRYAGLDEMVRTTSLHFGPKPHTLEPGKAEFVVELEPGANTSLFIRVVCQSHRAYTSAPGPERAGESAAAALSRAAGSLAEQPDRSLGEGRVFARAYRDNRRDQRQITAGITTIISSNDQFNEGLCRATADLYMLATRTQEGIYPFAGIPWYSTVFGRDGIITAMMALWIDPNFGKGVLRFLAATQAKEVDPAADAQPGKVLHETRRGEMAMLGEVPFRHYYGTIDGTPLFVMLAAQYHEVTGDLDTIRAIWPQLKLALEWIDTYGDRDGDGFVEYARETEQGLANQGWKDSHDSIFHADGAMAKGPIALCEVQGYVYAAKRGAARLASMLGEDDLSVRLSAAANTLRENFDKAFWCEEIGTYALALDGAKRQCAVRSSNTGHALFTDIALPKRAAGVAAQLLSNDGFNGWGIRTIAKGEARYNPMSYHNGSIWPHDNAICALGLARYGLKEEAALVFEGMFDTSLYYDQKRLPELFCGFMRRRQRGPVSYPVACSPQAWAAAAPFAFLAACLGLEIDQARNRIRFRNPILPRFLDAVELFNLKLGDSRADIRLHRHGNDVTVSVTRRVGDVQIAMLK